The genomic DNA ACCGTCCAAAGATAGTTCGTCGGACGCGGACGACTGGAAATACTAGATTCGCATTTAACTTGCAGTTTGGATGAATTCTTCTTCCGACATTTGTATTTTGAATCCTAAGCAATCATAAATCGCATGAGGAATGTCTTTCAGGGATTCAATCTTATCTTTCATTCTTTCGGTATATTTACCGAAAAGAATCGTCGGAACTAGGTTTGTGGTATGCACGTCGACGGTTAAATCTTCTAAGTTTCCGTGATCCGAAGTGACGATTAGCTGATCTTCATCCGGGTTCATTGCTTCGATTACACCGAGTAAAAATCCTTCCAGATCTTCAATACAACGATCCGCCCCGCTCCAATTCATTTTATGTCCAACCTTATCGGTCAAAAAATATTCGTATATACAAAGCGTGTAATCCTTTACTGCCGGAACAATCGCTTTCCCGGTTTCGTAAGGGTCTTGCTTTTCCAAAACAGGGTCGCCCTTTTCGATATAATCTCGACCGAACTTTCGCAGGAACTCCCTGCTAATATCCATATAAAGACCTTTCCCGGCCCTAAGATCCTCCATTCCTTTCAGCGGCTTATTCCCGGCCATTTGAATCAATGTGGATGCAGAGACTTGTCTCGGATTTTTTTTCACGTGATCCGAAAAACCCGGCGTATAACAATTTAGTAAATCGGCTTTAAAGCCTCGTTCTTCCAATACTCGAACAATGGAATATTTTGCGATAATTCGTTTTAAGGTAAATGTCGGAAACCCGCTCATATGTCGATTTAGAACCTGACATGCGTTGATTCCCGTCCAGAGAGACGTTTGACCGGTGGCGCTCTGGGGTAATCCCTTGATACCCATGCTCGCATCGGTCTTAATATAAACGAGGTCGTGTAGACGAGGTGGAGAATCTTTAGGGATTTCCTTTCCGGCTAGCGGCAGAAATATTCCAGTAGAGAATCGAGCAAACGGGTTTTTTTCAGGATCATTTTCGCCAAAGCCGATTCCATCAATAAATACATAAAAAATCATCTTATTTTTACCCGCTCGGTAGGCGGAGATCCTTAACATTTAGACTGATTGGAAAGGGTAAATCAGCCGATACTAGAAAAGTGAACCCACGTTCTCGTAGTCGGCGGATCCGAATTCTTTCCCTGATCCTCCTATGCCCGTTGCTTCTTTCCATCCCTTTTTTCCCGTCGGCATGGAGAGAGTCGGTTTTCTTTGCTCCAGTGCAGATCTTGAGTCCATCTTCCCATTTTCGCAAAGGAAAATTTGCGAAAGAACTAATAACGCGCAAAGGCGAAACTTATTACGATTTGGGTCTTAGAATCGAATATATAATCAGAAAATACCATGATCCGAACTTGGAAAGCCAGGCAAAAGTACTCGGAAAAGATCTGCTTTCTTCCGGAGATTTTACCTTTGTTAGAATCTACGAAAGTTCGTATAGACTCATTTATTCTTCCGATTCCGAGAAACTAGTATTTCAACCCGATCTTCGTTTAGGGGGATTGGAAATTGAACCAGGACACTGGGCCGAAGATTCTCAGAGAGATCTACTATACAGAAATTCCGAAGGGAAGCTTTACTTTCAAATTTCGAAAGAAGATGCCGATCGAGTGATTGCTGCATCCGCTGGAATTCGCAAGTCGTATCTTCCGCGAGAAGCGTACCAAGGGTTTTTATATATAGTATTTCAAAGGAAAGGTCAGGAGGTGGAAGTATTGGAGACGAATTTAACTCCGGATACACCGTTGCTTCCGACGACCGGGCCGAGTTCGAAATTCATATCCGATTCCAAAAAGGGCGGATTAGAAATGTACTCCCTATTATCCGAATCATCGAAAGAAAGGAAATTCTTCCACCGGCCTACTTGGGAAAAAATTGTGGATGGACCGACGGAATTATTTCTCAGCTTTCCGAGAAATTCTCAAGTTAGAGAATTGTTATTGATGATGGCAGCTTTGGGCGTTTCCTTTTTGGTCTTGTTCGGCGGTTTATTAGCGAGTAGTTTATTCTATTCGATTAGGACAGAAGCTAGATTCGTCGAGCGGGAAGATTGGTTGAAATTGAAGTTGGAATTATTAGGCTTATTCTCTAAAGTTCGGGATGGAAATCGATGATCGGAACTAAATTACGCTTCCTTCTTGTCTTTGCATTTTTATTTTCTTTTTTGATACTTTGGCTTGAACCTTATTTTCCGGACGGTGTATTTTACCGCTCGAAGCTAGAAACCGCATTTTCGTTCTTTAATAAAAACATAATTAATTTAGAAAAACAAATTCGCTCTACCGATCCCAGTTTGCTCGATACGAAAAGTGCGCCCGTTCCCGTAAGAAGTTTTGCTATTTGGGATGCTTCGGATAAGACAGTTTCTTCACCGGAATTCGATTCGAAGATTTCAAAACAATTACTCGTTCAAGCTTGGGAAGGAAATACGAGTCGGTTGCTTCCGTTGGGGAACGAACCTGTTTTCTTTGTTCCTTTATACGAAAAACAAATTGCAGTATTGGCTTTATTAGACAAAGAAAAGTTTTTTTTCGATTTCGACGGTAAGAAAGAATATTTCGTTCCCGAGTTGAAAGTAGGTTCGTTTCGGGATTGGGTCTTCGAAAACGAAAAAACCGATCCAAGGAGAATTGTCGAAGATCTTCTATATTCTTTAAAGGAAGAGGGTTCCGATTATAAATCAATCGATATCGGAGATAGGGAATATAGAGCCTACTACGCTCATTTTCCCGAGGATAAATCGGGATTTATTCAAGGATTTTTTCTTCTTATTCCCGCAGTACATTCCGAATTTATTATTTTATTTCCGCTTTTCTTCGGGTTATTATTTCTTCTGGATATTTCCATTTTATTCGTACGAAAACGATCGATAAAATCCTCCCATAAACGAGCCGATGTTTCCCAGCTTACCCAACTCCTTGCCGAAAGAATCAAGGATGAAACTTTGAAGAAAATCGAGGCGGCCAAAAAGCTTTCGGAGCCGAATCAAGCCGCCGCTCCCGTTTTTGAAACGAAACCGCTCGTCGGCGGAACTTTCTATGTTTTACCCTTTGATCTTCCCGAAGATTCTTTTCTTACTCCGAAGTTTTTACGGGATCCGAAACCGGTTTCTGC from Leptospira fainei serovar Hurstbridge str. BUT 6 includes the following:
- a CDS encoding alkaline phosphatase family protein, whose product is MIFYVFIDGIGFGENDPEKNPFARFSTGIFLPLAGKEIPKDSPPRLHDLVYIKTDASMGIKGLPQSATGQTSLWTGINACQVLNRHMSGFPTFTLKRIIAKYSIVRVLEERGFKADLLNCYTPGFSDHVKKNPRQVSASTLIQMAGNKPLKGMEDLRAGKGLYMDISREFLRKFGRDYIEKGDPVLEKQDPYETGKAIVPAVKDYTLCIYEYFLTDKVGHKMNWSGADRCIEDLEGFLLGVIEAMNPDEDQLIVTSDHGNLEDLTVDVHTTNLVPTILFGKYTERMKDKIESLKDIPHAIYDCLGFKIQMSEEEFIQTAS